A genomic segment from Streptomyces antibioticus encodes:
- a CDS encoding MFS transporter has product MSPVSRAFLDVRPLRTSPVYRRLLIGRTVSTLGGFMTMVTVMYQVWDMTHSSLWSGAVGLAQALPMIGVGLFAGAWVDRADRRRAYLLSTVGSAVCSVLLAVQGFTGHVPVPGVLALVAAQSAFGALGAPAAGVFVPRLLPKDQVAAGLALNQVTGQAMMLLGPALAGLVLGWWGIGVCYLLDALSFGLAFYGAYGLPALPPEGGSSRPGVHGVLDGLRFLTGHRVVRGALLTDLAATVLAMPVSLFPLVNAERFGGDPHTLGLFLSALAVGGVAATTFSGPVTRLARPGPVMLCASATWGLALALFGLTASAWAGLAMLVVAGAADSVAVLSRTTIVQTRTPDALLGRVTAAETIVGQAGPHLGNLRGGALAGWSSGATALVAGGLMCLAAVTAVGVTTPELRGGRAGTGRPEEDLVTDPETTGPGATQETARAKP; this is encoded by the coding sequence ATGAGCCCGGTCTCCCGGGCCTTTCTCGACGTCCGTCCCCTGCGGACCTCCCCCGTCTACCGGCGGCTGCTGATCGGGCGCACGGTGTCCACGCTCGGTGGCTTCATGACCATGGTCACCGTCATGTACCAGGTGTGGGACATGACCCACAGCTCGCTGTGGAGCGGGGCGGTCGGTCTGGCGCAGGCGCTGCCGATGATCGGCGTCGGCCTGTTCGCGGGGGCCTGGGTGGACCGGGCGGACCGGCGCCGCGCCTATCTCCTGTCGACGGTCGGCTCCGCGGTCTGCTCGGTGCTGCTGGCCGTGCAGGGGTTCACCGGGCACGTTCCGGTGCCGGGGGTGCTGGCTCTGGTCGCGGCGCAGTCGGCGTTCGGCGCGCTCGGCGCCCCCGCGGCGGGGGTGTTCGTACCGCGGCTGCTGCCCAAGGACCAGGTGGCGGCCGGGCTCGCCCTGAACCAGGTCACCGGGCAGGCGATGATGCTGCTGGGCCCGGCCCTCGCGGGCCTGGTGCTCGGCTGGTGGGGCATCGGCGTCTGCTATCTGCTGGACGCCCTCAGTTTCGGCCTCGCCTTCTACGGCGCCTACGGGCTGCCCGCGCTGCCGCCCGAGGGCGGGTCGTCGCGTCCCGGGGTGCACGGCGTGCTGGACGGGCTGCGGTTCCTGACCGGGCACCGGGTGGTGCGCGGGGCGCTGCTGACGGATCTCGCGGCGACCGTGCTGGCCATGCCGGTGAGTCTGTTCCCGCTGGTCAACGCGGAGCGTTTCGGGGGCGATCCGCACACGCTCGGGCTGTTCCTGTCGGCGCTCGCGGTGGGCGGGGTGGCGGCGACCACCTTCTCCGGGCCGGTCACCCGGCTGGCCCGTCCCGGCCCGGTGATGCTGTGCGCGTCGGCGACCTGGGGGCTCGCCCTCGCCCTGTTCGGGCTGACGGCCAGTGCCTGGGCGGGGCTGGCGATGCTGGTGGTGGCCGGTGCGGCGGACTCGGTGGCCGTGCTCTCCCGCACGACGATCGTGCAGACCCGTACGCCGGACGCCCTGCTGGGGCGGGTGACGGCGGCCGAGACCATCGTCGGCCAGGCCGGCCCGCATCTCGGCAACCTGCGCGGCGGCGCGCTGGCCGGCTGGTCATCGGGGGCGACCGCGCTGGTGGCGGGCGGCCTGATGTGCCTGGCGGCGGTGACGGCGGTGGGGGTGACCACGCCGGAGCTGCGAGGTGGGAGGGCGGGGACCGGCCGCCCCGAGGAGGATCTTGTGACCGACCCGGAGACGACGGGCCCGGGGGCGACTCAGGAGACGGCCCGGGCGAAGCCCTGA
- a CDS encoding RBBP9/YdeN family alpha/beta hydrolase, producing MTTSTTSTTTPSAFLILHGWQNHRPPAHWQHQLADGLARLGHDVTYPQLPDPDDPSLGRWLAELADHLDGFGTGRAERVVVAHSLSAVLWLHAVAGKLPGTEAVDRVLLVAPPSASVLARYPQVAEFALPPLDGITLPGTTLLVAGDDDPYLPEGIRTAYGDPLGLNPVLLPGAAHLDLDAGYGSWPSVLEWCVDAGARIKVRGRG from the coding sequence ATGACGACGAGCACGACGAGCACGACGACCCCGAGCGCCTTCCTCATCCTGCACGGCTGGCAGAACCACCGTCCCCCGGCCCACTGGCAGCACCAGCTCGCCGACGGGCTCGCCCGGCTGGGGCACGACGTCACGTACCCACAGCTCCCCGACCCCGACGACCCCTCCCTCGGCCGATGGCTGGCCGAACTGGCGGACCATCTCGACGGGTTCGGCACCGGCCGCGCCGAGCGGGTCGTCGTCGCCCACAGCCTCTCCGCCGTCCTGTGGCTGCACGCCGTCGCCGGGAAGCTGCCGGGGACGGAGGCCGTCGACCGGGTCCTCCTGGTGGCCCCGCCGTCCGCGAGCGTGCTGGCGCGGTACCCGCAGGTCGCGGAGTTCGCCCTACCGCCGCTCGACGGGATCACCCTCCCGGGCACCACCCTCCTGGTCGCGGGCGACGACGACCCCTACCTCCCCGAGGGCATCCGAACGGCCTACGGCGATCCCCTGGGCCTGAACCCGGTCCTGCTGCCGGGCGCGGCGCACCTCGACCTGGACGCGGGTTACGGCTCGTGGCCGTCGGTGCTGGAGTGGTGCGTGGACGCGGGGGCTCGGATCAAGGTACGGGGACGGGGGTAG
- a CDS encoding LysR family transcriptional regulator, with protein MDPLSPAFTIDLRRLTVLRELQRRGSVARTAEALHLTPSAVSQQLSALARDLGVPLTERDGRGVRLTGQARVLLAHADAIAAQLERARADLAAYGDGGRGTVTVGCFSSGILGLLPAALRALRERLPRVRVDVVEAEPPDLFTALDAGQVDVAVAVDFAAAPPHTDRRYTREDLLTDVLDVALPPGHRLADRGAVPLRELARDTWIVGAASSCCGAVTRSVCAAAGFTPEIRHDVNDWAALAGLVEAGQGVALVPRLVRSLYAHRTLALRPAEGPPPSRNVFAAVRAGAENDPVVTAVREELRRAADGGGARGAG; from the coding sequence GTGGATCCCTTAAGCCCGGCCTTCACCATTGATCTGCGCCGCCTCACCGTGCTGCGTGAACTCCAGCGCCGGGGCAGCGTCGCCCGGACCGCCGAGGCGCTGCACCTCACGCCGTCGGCGGTCTCCCAGCAACTCTCCGCCCTCGCCCGTGACCTGGGCGTACCGCTCACGGAACGGGACGGCCGGGGCGTACGGCTCACCGGTCAGGCCCGGGTCCTCCTCGCGCACGCCGACGCCATCGCCGCCCAGTTGGAGCGGGCCCGCGCCGACCTCGCGGCCTACGGGGACGGCGGCCGGGGCACGGTGACCGTCGGCTGTTTCTCCAGCGGCATCCTGGGGCTGCTGCCCGCCGCGCTGCGGGCGTTGCGCGAACGGCTGCCGCGGGTGCGGGTGGACGTCGTGGAGGCCGAACCGCCGGACCTGTTCACCGCGTTGGACGCCGGGCAGGTGGACGTGGCGGTCGCCGTGGACTTCGCGGCCGCTCCCCCGCACACCGACCGCCGCTACACCCGCGAGGACCTGCTCACCGACGTCCTGGACGTCGCCCTGCCGCCCGGCCACCGGCTGGCGGACCGGGGCGCGGTGCCGTTGCGCGAGCTGGCCAGGGACACGTGGATCGTGGGGGCCGCGTCGAGCTGCTGCGGGGCGGTGACCCGTTCGGTGTGCGCGGCGGCGGGGTTCACGCCCGAGATCCGGCACGACGTCAACGACTGGGCGGCGCTGGCCGGGCTGGTCGAGGCGGGTCAGGGCGTCGCCCTGGTCCCCCGCCTGGTCCGCTCGCTCTACGCCCACCGCACCCTGGCCCTGCGCCCGGCCGAGGGCCCGCCTCCGTCCCGCAACGTCTTCGCCGCCGTCCGGGCCGGGGCGGAGAACGACCCGGTGGTGACGGCGGTACGGGAGGAACTGCGGCGGGCGGCGGACGGGGGAGGGGCGCGGGGTGCGGGGTGA
- a CDS encoding GNAT family N-acetyltransferase, with product MSFILRGPVLEGELVRLEPLEHRHAADLAVAAEEDRGTYAFTWVPRADEVDAYIDAQLARAATGRLAPYAQIRVATGRAVGATSYWEPRCWLSEDRLDAVEVGFTWLAPSAQGTGVNAEAKLLLFRHAFEEWGVSRVDLKTDARNLRSRAAIESVGARFEGILRNWSRSWAPGEDGHLRDSAIFSLTSEEWPEARAGLERRVAGYLSVA from the coding sequence GTGAGTTTCATACTGCGGGGGCCGGTGCTGGAGGGCGAGTTGGTGCGCCTGGAGCCGCTGGAGCACCGGCACGCGGCCGATCTGGCGGTGGCGGCGGAGGAGGACCGGGGGACGTACGCGTTCACCTGGGTGCCCCGGGCCGACGAGGTGGACGCCTACATCGACGCCCAGCTCGCCCGCGCGGCCACGGGGCGGCTCGCGCCGTACGCCCAGATCCGGGTCGCCACCGGACGGGCGGTCGGCGCCACCTCGTACTGGGAGCCGCGCTGCTGGCTGTCCGAGGACCGGCTGGACGCCGTCGAGGTCGGCTTCACCTGGCTCGCGCCCTCCGCCCAGGGCACCGGAGTGAACGCCGAGGCCAAACTGCTGCTGTTCCGGCACGCCTTCGAGGAGTGGGGCGTGTCCCGCGTCGACCTCAAGACGGACGCCCGCAACCTCCGCTCCCGCGCGGCGATCGAAAGCGTCGGCGCCCGCTTCGAGGGCATCCTGCGCAACTGGTCCCGCTCCTGGGCCCCGGGCGAGGACGGCCACCTGCGCGACTCCGCGATCTTCTCGCTGACGTCGGAGGAATGGCCGGAGGCGAGGGCGGGGCTGGAGCGGAGGGTGGCGGGGTATCTGAGCGTGGCGTAG
- the aroA gene encoding 3-phosphoshikimate 1-carboxyvinyltransferase, with protein MALVDIPGSKSITARALFLAAAADGVTTLRRPLRSDDTEGFAEGLERLGYRIGRTPDAWRIDGRPEGPGVAEADVYCRDGATTARFLPTLAAAGHGTFRFDASPQMRRRPLLPLTRALRDLGVDLRHEEAEGHHPLTVAAAGVEGGHVVLDAGQSSQYLTALLLLGPLTRTGLRITVTDLVSVPYVEITVAMMRAFGVEVGREGDTYVVPPGGYRATTYAIEPDASTASYFFAAAALTGGEVTVPGLGRGALQGDLGFVEVLRRMGARVETGADGTTVAGTGELRGLTVNMRDISDTMPTLAALAPFASGPVRIEDVANTRVKECDRLDACAENLRRLGIDVATGPDWIEIRPGTPRGTDIKTYGDHRIVMSFAVTGLRVPGISFDDPGCVRKTFPGFHEAFALLRKDIVG; from the coding sequence ATGGCCCTCGTCGACATCCCCGGTTCCAAGTCCATCACCGCCCGTGCCCTGTTCCTGGCGGCCGCCGCCGACGGGGTGACGACCCTTCGGCGCCCCCTGCGCTCCGACGACACCGAGGGCTTCGCCGAGGGACTGGAACGGCTCGGCTACCGCATCGGCCGTACCCCGGACGCCTGGCGGATCGACGGGCGGCCGGAGGGCCCGGGGGTCGCCGAGGCCGACGTGTACTGCCGGGACGGCGCGACCACGGCCCGTTTCCTGCCCACCCTGGCCGCCGCCGGGCACGGCACGTTCCGCTTCGACGCCTCCCCGCAGATGCGCCGCCGCCCCCTCCTCCCGCTCACCCGCGCCCTGCGCGACCTCGGCGTGGACCTGCGGCACGAGGAGGCGGAGGGCCACCATCCGCTGACCGTCGCCGCGGCGGGCGTCGAGGGCGGGCACGTGGTGCTGGACGCCGGGCAGTCGTCCCAGTACCTGACCGCGCTCCTGCTGCTCGGCCCGCTGACCCGCACCGGCCTGCGGATCACCGTCACCGACCTGGTCTCGGTGCCGTACGTCGAGATCACCGTCGCGATGATGCGGGCGTTCGGCGTCGAGGTCGGCCGCGAGGGGGACACGTACGTCGTCCCGCCGGGCGGCTACCGGGCCACCACGTACGCGATCGAGCCCGACGCCTCCACCGCCAGTTACTTCTTCGCGGCGGCCGCGCTGACCGGCGGCGAGGTGACCGTGCCCGGGCTGGGCCGGGGCGCGCTCCAGGGCGACCTGGGGTTCGTGGAGGTGCTGCGGCGGATGGGCGCCCGGGTGGAGACCGGCGCGGACGGCACGACGGTCGCCGGAACCGGCGAACTCCGCGGCCTCACGGTCAACATGCGCGACATCTCCGACACCATGCCGACCCTCGCCGCCCTCGCCCCCTTCGCCTCCGGGCCGGTCCGCATCGAGGACGTGGCCAACACGCGCGTGAAGGAGTGCGACCGCCTGGACGCCTGCGCGGAGAACCTCCGCCGCCTGGGCATCGACGTGGCGACCGGCCCGGACTGGATCGAGATCCGCCCCGGCACCCCCAGGGGCACGGACATCAAGACGTACGGCGACCATCGCATCGTCATGTCCTTCGCGGTGACGGGCCTGCGCGTGCCGGGAATCTCGTTCGACGACCCGGGGTGCGTCCGCAAGACTTTCCCCGGTTTCCATGAGGCGTTCGCGCTGCTGAGGAAGGACATCGTCGGGTGA
- a CDS encoding TetR/AcrR family transcriptional regulator — translation MPANKENDRDLGASLALLWGVGNDRPRRGPKPKFTPVDVARRGIEIADREGLEALSMQRVAEALGLTTMALYRYVPGKPDLIDLMVDTVLSDPPDLGRAPDDWRPRLEAWARACWDVYRAHPWILTATGLRRQAMGPHQVAWLDTALAALEPTGLSARRRHDAAILVLSLVRNLTQEALDTTEEGNAEWDRLTADQLTRHADRFPALTRAVAEGAFAPTDEDPLAFGLTCVLDGIQGLVDSAARS, via the coding sequence GTGCCGGCGAACAAGGAGAACGACCGGGACCTGGGCGCCAGCCTCGCGCTGCTCTGGGGCGTCGGGAACGACCGGCCGCGGCGGGGACCCAAGCCGAAGTTCACGCCGGTCGACGTGGCCCGCCGCGGCATCGAGATCGCCGACCGCGAGGGCCTGGAGGCCCTCTCCATGCAGCGGGTCGCCGAGGCGCTCGGCCTCACCACGATGGCCCTCTACCGCTACGTCCCCGGCAAGCCCGACCTCATCGACCTGATGGTCGACACGGTGCTCAGCGACCCGCCCGACCTCGGCCGCGCCCCGGACGACTGGCGTCCCCGCCTGGAGGCATGGGCCCGCGCCTGCTGGGACGTCTACCGCGCCCACCCCTGGATCCTCACCGCGACGGGCCTACGGCGACAGGCCATGGGGCCGCACCAGGTGGCCTGGCTGGACACGGCCCTGGCCGCCCTCGAACCGACCGGGCTGAGCGCCCGTCGGCGCCATGACGCCGCCATCCTCGTCCTGAGCCTGGTCCGCAACCTCACCCAGGAGGCGCTCGACACCACCGAGGAGGGGAACGCGGAGTGGGACCGCCTCACCGCCGACCAACTCACCCGGCACGCCGACCGGTTCCCGGCCCTGACCCGCGCCGTCGCCGAGGGAGCGTTCGCCCCCACCGACGAGGACCCGCTCGCCTTCGGCCTGACCTGCGTGCTCGACGGCATCCAGGGCCTTGTGGATTCCGCCGCGCGCTCCTAG
- a CDS encoding alpha/beta fold hydrolase produces MLAAVISATAGATVAAPVAGLLAQRAIVRSRHARGLRITGSRGIDAQDFVRIGGLEQWISVRGEDRANPVVVELHGGPGSSNAILTGVSRAWERHVTLVRWDMRGTGKTLRRSGADGQGELSFGRLVRDAVEVVEHVRERLGVQRVVLLGCSFGSAIAMRVARSRPDLVGAYVGTDQKIFDGGRDTSDYFAALDRLERAGKKKELAVVREMGPDQRAWSAEQFSHFSRFASATDPHTFAAMKSVVMKSLWYSPLHSLREIVTFFKSFMVSAAVLPGTARLDDRADGTRFDVPFFVVQGACDLVNTPTRARAFFDDVRAPVKEFTLIEDAGHFAVYRRPDLFLDLLLTRVLPTLPDAVRR; encoded by the coding sequence ATGCTCGCTGCCGTCATCTCCGCCACCGCCGGTGCCACGGTCGCCGCCCCCGTGGCCGGCCTCCTCGCACAGCGCGCGATCGTCCGCTCCCGTCATGCCCGCGGCCTGCGCATCACCGGCAGCCGGGGCATCGACGCGCAGGACTTCGTGCGGATCGGCGGGCTGGAGCAGTGGATCTCCGTGCGCGGCGAGGACCGCGCCAACCCGGTCGTCGTGGAACTGCACGGCGGTCCGGGCTCGTCCAACGCGATCCTGACCGGCGTCTCCCGCGCCTGGGAGCGGCACGTCACCCTGGTGCGCTGGGACATGCGCGGCACCGGGAAGACCCTGCGCCGCTCCGGCGCCGACGGTCAGGGGGAGCTGTCGTTCGGCCGGCTGGTGCGGGACGCCGTGGAGGTGGTGGAGCACGTACGGGAGCGCCTGGGTGTGCAGCGGGTCGTACTGCTGGGCTGCTCCTTCGGCAGCGCCATAGCCATGCGGGTCGCGCGCAGCCGTCCCGATCTGGTCGGCGCGTACGTCGGGACCGACCAGAAGATCTTCGACGGCGGCCGGGACACCTCCGACTACTTCGCCGCGCTGGACCGTCTGGAGCGGGCGGGGAAGAAGAAGGAACTCGCCGTCGTCCGGGAGATGGGACCGGACCAACGGGCCTGGAGCGCCGAGCAGTTCAGCCACTTCAGCCGCTTCGCCTCCGCCACCGATCCGCACACCTTCGCCGCGATGAAGTCCGTGGTGATGAAGTCGCTGTGGTACTCGCCGCTGCACTCGCTGCGCGAGATCGTCACCTTCTTCAAGAGCTTCATGGTCTCCGCCGCCGTGCTGCCGGGCACCGCGCGCCTCGACGACCGGGCGGACGGCACCCGGTTCGACGTGCCGTTCTTCGTCGTCCAGGGCGCGTGCGACCTGGTGAACACCCCGACCCGTGCCCGCGCGTTCTTCGACGACGTCCGGGCGCCGGTCAAGGAGTTCACCCTGATCGAGGACGCCGGTCACTTCGCCGTCTACCGGCGGCCCGACCTCTTCCTGGACCTGCTGCTGACCCGCGTGCTGCCCACGCTGCCGGACGCGGTGCGGCGGTAG
- a CDS encoding EamA family transporter: MRPAHLALAVCVAAVWGVNFTVIEIGLDHFPPLLFSALRFLVAALPAVFLVGRPKVAWKWIVAVGLVLGVAKFGLLFVGMDAGMPAGLSSLVLQIQSVFTAAVAFAVLGERPTRVRLLGMAVALAGIAVAAVDEGSSGPLGAFALVVAAAACWGVSNVLTRKAAPPDALNFMVWVSTVPVLPLLALSLLTEGPERDLAALRGLDWQGAGTVVYVAWVTTVFGFGAWGWLLRRHPASTVAPFSLLVPVFGMTSAAVLLGEPVTGLRWCAAVLLVAGVALTSVTLPGRKPAPSGRTPSARTDELSEAGTSSSSG, translated from the coding sequence ATGAGACCCGCCCACCTCGCCCTCGCCGTCTGTGTCGCCGCCGTCTGGGGCGTCAACTTCACCGTCATCGAGATCGGCCTCGACCACTTCCCGCCGCTGCTCTTCTCCGCCCTGCGCTTCCTGGTGGCCGCCCTGCCCGCGGTGTTCCTCGTGGGCCGCCCGAAGGTGGCGTGGAAGTGGATCGTGGCCGTGGGACTGGTGCTGGGCGTGGCCAAGTTCGGGCTGCTGTTCGTCGGGATGGACGCCGGGATGCCGGCCGGGCTGTCCTCCCTGGTCCTCCAGATCCAGTCGGTGTTCACGGCGGCCGTCGCCTTCGCCGTGCTGGGCGAACGGCCCACCCGGGTGAGGCTGCTGGGCATGGCCGTCGCCCTCGCCGGGATCGCGGTGGCGGCCGTGGACGAGGGCTCCTCGGGCCCGCTCGGCGCGTTCGCGCTGGTCGTCGCCGCGGCGGCCTGCTGGGGCGTCTCCAACGTCCTCACCCGCAAGGCGGCACCCCCGGACGCCCTGAACTTCATGGTCTGGGTGAGCACGGTCCCGGTGCTGCCGCTGCTCGCGCTCTCCCTGCTGACGGAGGGCCCCGAACGCGACCTGGCCGCGCTGCGGGGACTGGACTGGCAGGGCGCGGGCACGGTCGTCTACGTCGCCTGGGTCACCACGGTCTTCGGCTTCGGCGCCTGGGGCTGGCTGCTGCGCCGTCACCCCGCCTCCACGGTCGCCCCCTTCTCCCTCCTGGTCCCGGTCTTCGGCATGACCTCGGCCGCCGTCCTCCTCGGCGAACCGGTGACGGGCCTGCGCTGGTGCGCGGCGGTCCTGCTGGTGGCGGGGGTGGCGCTGACGTCGGTGACACTGCCGGGCCGCAAGCCGGCACCGTCCGGGCGGACGCCGTCGGCCCGGACCGATGAGCTGTCGGAGGCGGGAACGTCGTCGTCCTCCGGCTGA
- a CDS encoding LysR family transcriptional regulator produces MLDLQRLRALHAVSVHGTVGAAAAALGYTPSAVSQQIAKLERETRTVLLEREGRGVRLTAEALQLVDTAEQLLSIVERAETALEERRGVPAGRLTVAAFASAARGLMPAVLADLARRHPALDARLTEVDPHLSVGLVARGALDLAVAHDWDIAPLPVPPGVEQAVIGDDPCTLLVPEAHPFAGRASVRREELGGERWVCQPPGRVCHDWLVRTLRAAGHEPDIVHQADENPTLVALVAAGLGIGLIPRLGRGPLPGGVVEVPLDPAPVRRLYALWRTGAAGRPSITETVRVLREQWPKVTAAAL; encoded by the coding sequence GTGCTCGATCTCCAGCGGCTGCGCGCCCTGCACGCCGTCTCCGTCCACGGCACGGTCGGGGCGGCCGCCGCCGCGCTCGGCTACACGCCGTCCGCCGTCTCGCAGCAGATCGCCAAGCTGGAGCGGGAGACCAGGACGGTCCTGCTCGAACGGGAGGGGCGCGGTGTGCGGCTCACCGCGGAGGCGCTCCAACTGGTCGACACGGCAGAGCAGTTGCTGTCGATCGTGGAGCGGGCGGAGACCGCGCTGGAGGAGCGGCGCGGGGTGCCGGCGGGGCGGCTGACGGTGGCCGCGTTCGCGTCGGCGGCGCGGGGTCTGATGCCCGCCGTCCTCGCCGACCTGGCCCGGCGGCATCCGGCCCTCGACGCCCGCCTGACGGAGGTCGACCCGCATCTGTCGGTCGGACTGGTCGCCCGGGGCGCGCTGGACCTGGCCGTGGCGCACGACTGGGACATCGCGCCGCTGCCGGTGCCGCCGGGCGTCGAGCAGGCGGTCATCGGGGACGACCCGTGCACCCTGCTGGTCCCCGAGGCGCACCCCTTCGCCGGGCGGGCGTCCGTACGGCGGGAGGAGCTGGGCGGCGAGCGGTGGGTGTGCCAGCCGCCGGGGCGGGTCTGCCACGACTGGCTGGTACGGACCCTGCGCGCGGCCGGGCACGAGCCGGACATCGTCCACCAGGCCGACGAGAACCCGACCCTGGTCGCCCTGGTCGCCGCCGGTCTGGGCATCGGGCTCATCCCCCGCCTGGGCCGCGGGCCGCTCCCCGGCGGTGTCGTCGAGGTACCCCTCGACCCGGCCCCGGTCCGCCGCCTGTACGCCCTGTGGCGCACGGGCGCCGCGGGTCGCCCGTCGATCACGGAGACGGTACGGGTGCTGCGCGAGCAGTGGCCGAAGGTGACGGCCGCCGCTCTCTGA
- a CDS encoding glycoside hydrolase family 3 protein → MPPHRAALPRRAVLAASAGVTAALAVGGAARADDRRTRALLTAMTLEEKVGQVFVARVYGHSATAPDQADVDANLAEMGVRTAAELVARYRVGGIIYFTWAHNTRDPRQIAGLSDGIQRASLGLPRGLPVLISTDQEHGIVCRVGAPATLFPGAMALGAGGSRADARQLGRIAGRELRAMGIRQNYSPVADVNVNPANPVIGVRSFGADPAAAARLVAAEVRGYQASGVAATAKHFPGHGDTAVDSHTGFPVITHTRAEWERLDAVPFREAIAAGVDSIMTGHLLFPSLDPSGDPATLSRPIVTGVLREQLGYDGVVVTDALGMAGVRTKYGDERVPVLALKAGVDQLLDPPDLAVAWNAVLNAVRDGELTEERLDSAVLRILRLKERLGLLDEPYTDPAAVSRVVGRRTHRAAADRIAEATTTLLVDEGPAGPTLPLAPRTHPRLLVVGADPASPSGTTGPPTTVLADAFTELGFTATALSTGTAPTAEAVERAVRAASGADAVVVATYNVTADSPQRTLVQQLVATGRPVVAVAVRNPYDVAQLPGVHAFLAAYSWTDVELRAAARVIAGTAAPRGRLPVPVRRADDPEQVLYPVGHGLTYPGYAAR, encoded by the coding sequence GTGCCCCCACACCGCGCCGCCCTCCCCCGACGCGCCGTCCTCGCCGCCAGCGCCGGGGTCACCGCGGCCCTCGCCGTCGGCGGAGCGGCCCGCGCGGACGACCGCCGCACACGCGCCCTCCTCACCGCCATGACCCTGGAGGAGAAGGTCGGGCAGGTCTTCGTCGCCCGGGTCTACGGCCACTCGGCGACCGCCCCCGACCAGGCCGACGTGGACGCCAACCTCGCGGAGATGGGCGTCCGTACGGCCGCCGAGCTGGTCGCGCGGTACCGGGTCGGCGGCATCATCTACTTCACGTGGGCGCACAACACCCGTGACCCGCGTCAGATCGCCGGGCTGTCCGACGGCATCCAGCGCGCCTCCCTGGGGCTGCCGCGCGGGCTGCCGGTGCTGATCTCCACCGACCAGGAGCACGGCATCGTCTGCCGGGTGGGCGCCCCCGCCACGCTGTTCCCCGGTGCCATGGCCCTCGGCGCCGGCGGTTCGCGCGCGGACGCGCGGCAGCTCGGCCGGATCGCCGGGCGGGAGCTGCGCGCCATGGGCATCCGGCAGAACTACTCCCCCGTGGCCGACGTCAACGTGAACCCGGCCAACCCCGTGATCGGCGTGCGCTCGTTCGGCGCCGACCCGGCCGCCGCGGCGCGCCTGGTGGCCGCCGAGGTGCGCGGCTATCAGGCGTCCGGAGTGGCGGCGACCGCCAAGCACTTCCCCGGGCACGGCGACACCGCCGTGGACAGCCACACCGGCTTCCCGGTCATCACGCACACCCGTGCGGAGTGGGAGCGGCTGGACGCCGTCCCGTTCCGGGAGGCCATCGCGGCCGGCGTCGACTCGATCATGACCGGGCATCTGCTGTTCCCGTCCCTCGACCCCTCCGGCGACCCGGCCACCCTCTCCCGCCCGATCGTCACCGGCGTCCTGCGCGAACAGCTCGGCTACGACGGGGTGGTGGTCACCGACGCCCTCGGCATGGCGGGCGTGCGCACCAAGTACGGCGACGAGCGGGTGCCGGTGCTCGCGCTGAAGGCGGGCGTGGACCAGCTCCTCGACCCGCCGGACCTCGCCGTCGCCTGGAACGCCGTCCTGAACGCCGTACGCGACGGTGAACTCACCGAGGAGCGGCTCGACTCGGCGGTGCTGCGGATCCTGCGGCTCAAGGAGCGGCTCGGGCTGCTGGACGAGCCGTACACGGACCCCGCCGCCGTGTCCCGGGTGGTGGGCCGGCGTACGCATCGGGCCGCCGCCGACCGGATCGCCGAGGCGACCACGACCCTGCTGGTCGACGAGGGTCCGGCAGGACCGACGCTGCCGCTCGCGCCGCGCACCCACCCCCGCCTGCTGGTCGTCGGCGCCGATCCGGCCTCCCCCTCCGGCACCACGGGCCCGCCCACCACCGTGCTCGCGGACGCGTTCACCGAGCTGGGCTTCACGGCGACCGCCCTGTCCACCGGCACCGCCCCGACGGCCGAGGCGGTCGAGCGGGCGGTGAGAGCCGCGTCCGGCGCCGACGCGGTGGTCGTGGCGACGTACAACGTCACCGCGGACAGCCCGCAGCGCACACTGGTGCAGCAACTCGTCGCGACGGGGCGGCCGGTGGTCGCGGTCGCGGTGCGCAATCCGTACGACGTCGCCCAACTGCCCGGCGTGCACGCCTTCCTGGCGGCGTACTCCTGGACCGACGTCGAACTCCGCGCCGCCGCACGGGTGATCGCGGGGACGGCGGCGCCGCGCGGACGGCTGCCGGTGCCGGTGCGGCGGGCCGACGACCCGGAGCAGGTGCTGTACCCGGTCGGGCACGGGCTGACGTATCCGGGATACGCCGCCCGCTGA